The Gambusia affinis linkage group LG11, SWU_Gaff_1.0, whole genome shotgun sequence genome contains a region encoding:
- the LOC122839396 gene encoding gastrin-releasing peptide receptor-like, protein MSLEDRLTTSLEDSEALLLNVSKVLWDSSAERYQYAVWLPGIAIAAVYGLIILVGLVGNITLMKTCLLVKSMRTVPNLFLSSLALGDLVLLVTCAPVDASRYLVDEWLFGRVGCKLIPFIQLTSVGVSVFTLTALSADRFKAIVKPLDINRSSATLSIGLRVGTIWLLSVTLAIPEAVFSDLHTFTTSYTNVTFVTCAPYPHAGELHPKIHSTASFLVFYVIPLLIISVYYCFIARSLIRSSADISAEGHLHLHKQIKSRKRLAKTVLVFVGLFALCWLPSHVIYLYRSYHYDQVDTSLAHFIASVCARILAFTNSCVNPFALYLMSKSFSKHFRNQLLCCSSPRRLYSQSSTSVNVTSV, encoded by the exons ATGTCCCTGGAGGATCGGTTGACTACATCGCTGGAGGACAGCGAAGCTTTGCTTCTCAATGTCTCCAAAGTGCTCTGGGACTCCAGCGCGGAGCGTTACCAGTACGCCGTCTGGCTCCCCGGCATCGCAATCGCAGCCGTTTACGGGCTCATCATCCTGGTGGGTCTGGTCGGGAATATCACTCTGATGAAGACGTGTCTGCTGGTGAAGTCCATGCGCACGGTGCCCAACCTGTTCCTGTCCAGCCTGGCTCTGGGGGACCTGGTGTTGCTGGTGACCTGCGCCCCGGTGGACGCCAGCCGCTACCTGGTGGACGAGTGGCTGTTCGGGCGCGTCGGCTGCAAGCTGATCCCCTTCATCCAGCTCACCTCCGTGGGGGTCTCCGTGTTCACCCTGACTGCGCTCTCCGCTGACCG GTTCAAAGCTATCGTCAAACCGCTGGACATCAACAGATCGAGCGCCACTCTGAGCATCGGCCTGCGCGTGGGCACCATCTGGTTGCTCTCTGTCACCCTGGCCATTCCCGAGGCCGTCTTCTCCGACCTGCACACCTTCACCACCAGCTACACCAACGTGACGTTTGTGACGTGCGCCCCCTACCCGCACGCCGGAGAGCTGCATCCGAAGATCCACTCCACTGCCTCCTTCCTCGTCTTCTACGTCATCCCTCTGCTCATCATTTCTGTTTACTACTGCTTCATCGCTCGCAGCCTGATCCGCAGCTCAGCAGACATCTCTGCAGAGGGACACCTGCATCTCCACAAACAG ATCAAGTCCAGGAAGCGTCTGGCCAAAACCGTGCTGGTGTTCGTCGGCCTGTTTGCTCTCTGCTGGCTCCCCAGTCACGTCATCTACCTCTACCGCTCCTACCACTACGACCAGGTGGACACGTCGCTGGCTCACTTCATCGCCAGCGTGTGTGCTCGCATCCTGGCCTTCACCAACTCCTGCGTGAATCCCTTTGCGCTTTACTTGATGAGCAAGAGCTTCAGCAAGCACTTCAGGAACCagctgctgtgctgcagctctCCCAGACGACTGTACAGTCAAAGCAGCACGAGTGTAAACGTGACCTCCGTCTGA